The following nucleotide sequence is from Zea mays cultivar B73 chromosome 1, Zm-B73-REFERENCE-NAM-5.0, whole genome shotgun sequence.
CTTTTGCTTCCTTACATAGTTCGCACTCCTTAGATATTACAGGTTATACGGCGAGTTGACAATAAGACGGGGCATCATTCGTCATATTCAGTAAAGCCGTACTTTACACTGTAGATTATACTGTCTATAATGTAAAGTCGTTGTATTCCACGTCTAAGACTAAGACCCAAAAGAGGCTCGACGTGAGAAAAAgtgttggaatataatataatatcTCGTTTaggtcattggaattgaattttctattctaataatagtaatttaggcatatatcaattaaactaatttggttttatgcaaaatatatttgtatactattattagcaagatgacaGCGATATTTATATGCTATATTTTTATTGTATAGGAGTAAGACGAATGGTGACAtgtaatgcataaaatcattttccATTCTCCACCCCATAAATTCGAGATAAAATTATATCTGGACTTTGAAAAGTGGTAGAATGTTAAAttacaaactaaataagttattttattgagtgaattccaattcctctaaaatgaagggatccaaacgcccgtAAGTGAATTGTCTCATCTTTCTGTCAACTTATGTTTTTGAGTTGGATTGATTAGTGCGTGCAACCTAATAAGATACACGCCAAAGCAATTCCAGCATTGAATTGGCAGCTGTAGGGGCGACCAAAGAAGCGAACACAGCGGTGCGCCCATTTCTTGCATCAACGATTTCAAGCCATGCATCTAACTATTCCAAGTTAGATGAGTATACAGTACTGCATGTTGACTTAATATAGTTTAGCTGTTTAGGACCAACCTGCTGCAATGATAATGTGCAAGGCTCAACGCAATCACCAGAAGAACTTGTACACAACtatttttgttttcaaaaaatatCCGCGATTCCTAATGCCAGTGAGTATTTTCTAAAGTACTCGTTTTTTTTTTGCATTATTCACTAATACTGAGAGGTTGGCAGAGGCAGTTCTGCATGGGATCACGATCATGAAAGGCTTGCAATCTCAATAGATCGGTCATGCTGGCAGTAGATGTCCTGGTATTAGAACCGACCGAGGCAATGTTGAGTTCACATGGATCAGTGGATCACAAATGTTGAAGCCTTGAAGGAAACTACACTGGATTGAGGATGCATAAGGAAGCAGGGTGTGGTCAAGGATTCACAGAACCAGGTTATGAACATTTTGAAAACTGGATCACTACAGTTTACCACTGTAAGCTGATATGGCTGGTAACCAGCTTGGTTACTGGTATTGTTTTAGCCTACTCTGGTTAGCTATTTTTTTTATTTGTTCTTTTAGAAATTTTCTAAGAAGGGTGCATGGAACTCCAAGGATGCATTAGAACTAAGAATACATCAACATTAATGAGGTCACTGCATACCGCCCAGTAACCACTATGGTATTTGATGGTTTATGTAGGCAATAGTCGGTACTGATTTTTTGTTCTCCAAGGTTTGGCCACTGGAAAAGATAGCACGGCATCACAACCAACAAGATGTAATTGCAAGTATGTGTCCATATCCATAAATTGCTGAATAGACTATTGGGGCATATATTGATATAGTCAATTGCGATTGTATCAAATCTGAATAGGAAAAAGAAATTTCTCATAAAAGAATAAGCATTTCGAATCTAAAGGGTACAAAAATATCTACTAGTTTAACACGAGCATAAATTAGATGGAAAAACAATTGAAGTGGCATTCTCCTTTTGAATTCATATCATTATTACAAGTATGTTACCCAAGGTAACATATAGTGCTTATTGTTTATGCAACCAGGCACTGGATGTAACATGACAGCAAGTACACATTGTACTACTTGCTATAGCATAATGAACATCCGTATCCATCATGATGCGTCAATTACATACAGTTTCATATTTTATCTTCCACCAGAAAGTATATGAATAACTGTGGAAAATTCTGGATGGTACAATCTGTCACTCAAATATATGACCGACTTCTGCATATATAGACATATTAAACACTAACCTTTGGCAGAGAACTCAAATGAGCATTGCTAAGATGAAGGTGAGACTCTACAGATCAGCTTGGGAGATAACTTCCATCAAGTAGACCACAGGTAAAATCATTGTCTGCAAACTCTATTTTGTCTGCCTTCACAACAGTATCTAGTTGAAGAGGTGCAAAGCTCCGACCAGGGCCATAGAAATGAGGAAAATAGTTATCACCATCACTTAGCTCATAAATTAACCCATCTGCAAGCTAAGATaaacaagaaaaaaaaaagaacaaGCATATGAAACTCATTACGTGATACAGAGACTCCGTACGCAATACACAATAAGTTATTATCTGAACATAATTAATGGCACATTGCTGAGAGAACATGGAGAACTATAAGTTGACAGAGCTATAATATACAAACAGCAATAACATGACATTTTCTTATCCATGTAGGCATACAAATAATTAACTTGTGTGTTGGTGTTGTGTCTAtcatggtttttaaagcggtaaggcgagacaaggcgttggaccaccgcctggacgcctaggcgaggtaggcgggcaaggcgcctaggcgttGGGCCAccacctggacgcctaggcgacgccttaagaacagTGGTGTCTATGCAACCTTCCACAAAAATAGGTAATGAGAATGAGCAGTAAAGCATTCTAGATCTACATTCAACAAAACAGACACCGCATCGTTGCAAATACTAGAATAGTTAGAAAGTAACAAATTAACAATTGATAGGATTTAAATATACCTTGAAAGTATCAATTTGCAGTAGGTACAGATCATTCCTTCCAAGGAAAAAGTTTTTTAAAGTCATCTTCACCTTCAGCAGGCCCAAGAATTAAACAATCTTCAGTTCTCGAGAAAAAGTATATAAGAGTGACAGCATGAAAAGTGGAAGGAATTCACATTGAAAACACAGAGCGACAGCATGAAAAGTCGAAGGAACTCACATCGAAAACACATACAAGTAAAATCTGAAGATAAATTATACAGCTTTGATTATATAAAAATAAAGAATAGAAATGACAGAATTATGTTGAGTAAACATAATGGAATTCACGAATCTTGCAGGACCTGGAAAGACTAACATTTTAAGTTTCTAACATTGTtggcaataagtaaacaatgtacttACTGATTGAGTAATGATATTCAAACAATTATTTGGGACAACATATAGAGTGCAATAATATACATATATCAGCACTCAGCAGATTTTTttaagagaataaaattacatacTTTAATTATTTCAGTTAAATCATACTTCAATTCCAATTGTTCTTTAGAATAGCACAATTCACAACAGTTAGATATCAGTCTTGCAAAATATATATCAATAGTTCAATACAGAAGGAACTTATCATCTGCTTTGACGGCAAAAGGATGGAGCCTACTGAAATCATTTGTCTGATCAGTTCAATGCTAACATATTGTCCAGGGCTGAAAAAGGATGTGATCTCAGCGCAGTTGAAGCATGGAGCAGAAGTGTTAAAGATGGCGCTGCACTTTCACCACAAGGGCCTGATGGATGGAGTCGACAACCAGATGGCAATCATCTGATATCAGTGTTTTGCTGTGAGGTCGGAGGTCTCTGAAACCTAGGCACAGCCTGCGCGCTGTTGGTGCCCTATGAGCATGCAGTAAGTTTAGTAATGTTGTGCTTGGTTGGATGCTTTTTGTGGGCGATGTTATATGTTGCGTTTTAAATGCTCTTCGGTTTCGTAGATTGGGGTACGCCAGTTGGATGAACCCTTTGTGTTCAGTTCAATGCGTCTGCCTTAGGCTAGCTGTGTTTTTTCCCTACAAACTTTTGTAATTTTGTTTCTTTCAAGTAATGAAATTCAGCTTAGGCCGTGGTGGGAAAAAAAAGAAGCTACCATAAAAAGGAAAAAGTGttataagagtaaacaaatacaaAATGAGTTGGCAGGCACACCCATTTGCAACATTGCATCATACTATACACAGTAGAAGGCATACTGGGCCCTCTCCCCCTCTAGCTAAGAAAGATTAATGAAGGTTTGTGTATATATTTGCAATTCTAAACAGTTCGTCTAAAGAACTAGATATTCTAATCTTGCTTCCCTGCCTCATGGTCCATCTATCTCCAACGAGTAGTGCTAGCTTACCAAAACTTTGATTAACCTGATAATAAAGCTAGTTTTTATCATATTGTCAATGGACAATTTGGCTCCCCTTTGAGTCAGGGCACAAGAAATGTATTACTGCATTTCCTGGCTCCAGCATGCTTACAACTAAAGCCAATATACTCTGCATCTTAAATACTAAGGATGTGAATGGGCTAGGTTGACCCATTGGATAGTTGACCCGACCCACTAAAGCAAGACCAATGGATCATAGAGGCCAGCCTCAAACTATAAAATGGATCAATGGGATCGGAACCACCTATTGACCCAATTGGTACGATAGATCGATCTAATCATCATAGTTAGTCCCTATTAGTTTATTGGCCTTCTTTATTTTCCCGAGTAAGTATCAAATTTATAAACTCTATTTCAGTTCGCATATTGAAATAAAATATTTTTCGTGTACCAACAGGGCATAACCATACATATTGGCCTTCTTAATTTTCCAGAGTCAGGTCGGCACTTTCCCATACATATTTAGCATTGTCTTATGGTCAATTGACAGTCATCCTAAATAGGGGAACATATCATGTGCAATCAATCATGTCGGTGCAATTAAGCGATATGATGTACCCAATCAAAATCCAACGGTAAATACTATTTTAGGTAAAATAGCTACTAGATGTATCCAATCAAAATCCAAAGGTAAATACTATTTTAGGTAAAATAGCTACTAGGTTTTCAAGTGATCACCGTTGGATTTTGTTTGGATGCATCACATCGCTTTATTGCACGATTGCACAAACATAACTGATTACAAATGATATTTTCCCCTAAATAGCATCAATTGTCAGTGCCATCTAACTATGAGCACCTGGGCATATAAAAGGATAAAGAAAAGAAACATGCCGCCAACATTTACCCTGAGTTCTGTAACCAACAAAGCACATCTATAATGGATTAAAATTCTGAAATAACATAGTTACATAGTGCAAACTAATGGCGCAGTGAATGACATCTGCAGACAACGTTGACCTGCTCCAAGCCATAGATTCCAGAACTGGATGACTTATCCCAAGTCCCGTACAACTCAAGAACAGAAGAGCAACCCAAACCTACGGATTGTGGAAATTTTAGGTAAGAAATCAACCTGATATTAAGGTGGGGTTACCTGGTTTAGGTCGCTGAGATGGATGCAGCCGGTGGAGCTGTCGAGGTCGCCTCCAAGGGTGGCGCCCGTGCGCTGAAACTCCGCCCACTCGTCGGCCGTGCTGATCCGGTACACGAACGCCGGCGGCGTCGTCTTCGTCATCGCTGGCCTCTCTCTCTCTAGGCGGCGGAGGGGTAGGCACTGTAGGCTTGTAGTTGTATCGCCTGACGGCCTGAGCTTGACGGCCAGCTTGCCTAGCCTCGCTGAGTGAGGAAATGAATGACGACGCTTGTTTGGTTGGTGGGCAAGATGTATCTCTTGTATTAAATGACACTCCGCTTAGAGATTTTTGTCATTATAAAACATAACAGAGTTGGTTTCGACGAAATAGAGACGTAGAGAAGGGCTTCGACAGTTTAAAGGCGTAGACTGTGGCAAAATGCTGGTATAGACATGAAAACCTCATTAGCCGTTGTAGACACCGATTAATCTCCCACCGTGAGAATAAGTGTCCTTGGCGAGGCTGCCGTCTTCAACACGTCACCCTCAGGGTGTCGTCGAGATCTCGCTGCGGTCCGCCTGGGAGGAGGGAGGAGACATGTCGGACTCGCCGGCCATGAGTTCCCCTCGCTTTTCCTCGACCTACAGCCATGCCATCCTCTGCCCGAAGAACAACGTCGTGCTCTGCAACCGGTTTCATTACTGTCTGGACGAACATGGTGGACTCGATGGGGTTGTTCGCGTGGTCGCGGTAGCGGACGCCGCCTATGGCCGCTTGAGGGGTTGCGAGAAGAAGGTGAATTTCACGACTCCCTCACCTCCGTCGACGACGCTTGGTGGGGCCAGCTTGTTGGGCGCGACGTGGGAGGCCGCCGCGGGTACTCAGACAGTAGCCCGACACAGTACTCCCATGACACTGCGACAGAAGCGGCGTGTCGTCGCCGCCATCGCTATCGGGACAATGCAACCATGACACAACATCATTGTGGTCATGGACGGGAAGACCGCCAAGGACACGAGCCTCCACAACGCTCGATCGTGGTCCCATAGCAGCTCAGCGAGCTCGTTGCCTGGCCCGGTCCAGGAGTTCAATCGGGCATTAGCCTCCGGATGGAATCAAGGAGAAAGAGTTGTATTATGCATTTGGAGATTTCGTGCATTTGGAGAATGAGAGGAGTAGGGGGGAAAGAAGAGCGCTCGAcggtagagaggagagagagctgAGAAGAGGAGAACGACGGCAAAGCTTCCTCGTACCTCACGACATTACCTTAAACATCTTAATTGGTGTACGTAGCTGCTAATGAGTTCTTTAAGTCCATATCAGCGTTGATCGATGTCTACACCTCCATAGTGTCGAACTCCTTTCATATACctctactaggtgagtgcccgtgcgttgcaacggaaccgtataataacacaataacttatgtacatatgtgtgttatattgttataggTATGTTCCCGTGTGTTGCGACGGAAGTAAAACACTTGTATGAAACATTGATGTagaacgacaaacatcactataatatgcaaaatccgtgtggaaaacattatcattatcacacaaattatttctaaaaagttaatttagaatttttaattacagacaaatgtgtcgacaaccGTACACTAATCAActaatcctttttagcgatatcgataagtctctgttgtatgtttgcagggatgaCATATCGGCACGAATTGTCCTCATAACTTAACAAATTAATCACAAAGTTCCTTCGAagaatctttgcatcctacagACAAAGACATAAGAAAACAAAACATATTATCTTGTAAAACGAGGTAGCTGGAATGTATGTTTTGAACATAAAACGAACGTACTACACTCACCCCAACAAATTTCATTCGTCTGTCATTCCCCCACATGGTCATAGCTTGTAGAACAAGGTAGCTGGTATTAAACTTATAGAATAATGTTTAGACAACCATGTTTTATACAATGATTATCATAAAAAAATTAAATTGTTGAGAAGGTGGTACGAAGAAAATACTCTCTTAAGTCAATTGGAACATTGGTCtgaattgtatgttcccacttaaatATATCCTTCGCTCATCCAGAACATTTCTTGTTGTAAGCAATCTTATATTTCTTTGATACCATGATAATCGCTTCCGCAAACCTCTTGTGTGGCATGTGTTTACATCAATCTTGAGTCAGTGTAAAGTCGATAAAAGTCACATGCTTTTTAACATGATCTATTACGAAAAGGGTGTGACATCCGTTGAATTTTCATGGCATAAGAACCTgcaaaatatcagtcattagAATTGCAAAGAACTGTcctttataaatacattcgaaatgaacacatacttacatatctacaacccgtgatataataattcattgatggccaacaatcgagtgttttggctaactctcctgctgtaggatcctgatggtactttggaagtttaccaaaaccaaccattctctggacaatatatatacatgtccacatGAGGATTAGATGTAGATACTGTATATTAATACATTAATGATTGGAAACAAACTTACCCAGAAACGCATGTCCATATAATGCTTTCTATTATTCATGATTTCTCCTTTCGGCCCACGTGACTCTTTATTGGCAAGCAACCGAACAGCCATGTCAAAACATCTTAGAGTCATATGGAGTGGTAGCATCACGTTTTCTGTGTGCGCGTGCGTGAAAGTAGTCGTCGTAGCAGCACGCAAACACACGTACACATGGTAATGGGAGTCGGTGCACTGATCCCCATTAGCTTGGTAAAGCTCCGCCGAACAGCCTCGCGGGTTCCTCTCCACGCATATACAGGTAGCCTGGTTCGAGGTCGTTTCCAAGTCCACGCAATTCAGTAATCCACCATACATTTCTATATGTTCAATTGTACTGCTATTGCCACTCCACATGTAATCACCAGCCTAAAAGCTCGTTTACAACTGATGCTGATTTGTTTGTATTGATTTCTTTGCTTCAAAAATTAATATTCTGGTAACTATTTTTTGGCTCGTCCATGGTGAGAAAACAGACAATTTGAGTATGTGTTATACTCTCTTCTGATAGTTTTTGCTAAATATAGTAgcataacttgctctcttggtaAAAACAAGACACGGAGACAAAAACTAAAATCACGCCCTCGCTAAATATATTGTATTGTATATGTCTCCACGCATATACAGGCAGCCTGGTTCGAGGCCGTTTCCAAGTTCACGCATTTTAGTTATCCACCAAATGATTCAGTGCCATACAATATGTTGTTATTACTCAAGCAGACAGATAGTAACGGCACTAACATAAAACCGGTATGAAGAATAAGAACAAAGCCAATTTTGTGACTGAACTTCACTCAGTTTTATCCTACCAATCTAGTGATCCAAACAGTTTAACAGCAGAGCCAGACTCCCtgcagggagagagagagagtaagaAGGAAAGAGACAGATCTGCGGTGCCGCTGCTGTTGCCGGTCTCTGTCCGGCGTTAGTGTTGGCGTGAGGAAAAAGAGAAccaactagagatggcaatgggtacccgctacccgaaacccggtgggtttttgctctattagggtatgggtttgggtcaatttctttacccatgggtttgttaatgggttcaaatggaaacccaacgggtacgtgggcatgagtttgttcttccactacccatacccgcaaacccatgggtttttaaaacccgccttaaaatcaacattacttataaatatgtctcataatattattaattgaatatgttctaattgaaataaacttcatgtaaaaaaatttaggctaaaattagttatcacttgtttcttttatgctagcttattaatgtattgattgtcatttacatgattattattttttatgttgatgttagtgggtatgggaaacccgttgggtacccgaaacccgcatgggtatgggtttgggcaaaatcttaTACCCGTCACAGGTATGAGTTTTTTAGCGGACGtattttttcttcgcgggtacgggtttgggcaagtaatacccagcgggttttacccattgccatctctagaacCAACACATGCACCCTGCAATGCGATCTTAAATTTTTGTGATAGGTGACAAATTCTAGAGGCGCGAAAAGAGGGAGAGCAGATAGAAACTGGGGGTGTGGCTACATTTATATTCGATGAGGACACTGCCGATTTCCACCTTCCATAGTTCCATCAATAGAGAAAGTTAGAAAGGAAAGAGATCCACACATTCAAGTAAACAGAGCAGAGAAAAATATAGGAAGGGATCCACCTCAGCTAAAATTACGGAGGTAAATATGACATTCACACTACAGACATAAGGCAGGAGTATCTTCTAAATGGAGCAAAATCATAAACCCAAAATAGCAGTTAAATCTGTTCAAACAAAATTTCCTAACAATATCATACTTTTTGGTCCCATAGAAGGGCACGTGTGATTCTATTGACATTTTTTAAAGTCAGTGTCGTAATTTTCATAGTCAtaggtgagtgctcgtgcgttgcaacgagaacatataataacataataacttatatacaaaatgtgtcttatattgttataagaaaatatttcataatccattttgtaatcctagccatacataaattttgttattttaatttagctgtttcactactacattacaaccatcagtatcatgcagacttcgatatatgacacgatttgcatggtctcatcattgaagagcacgtgccacacctgccggtagaagttccctcgtacattgtcagtcatcaggtacgcaccaccatacacacttgcttaaacaaaaaagcaagtgtatgtgtttgcgaagagaattaaaggcaggccggcacaaaagctaccccgacgatggcgagtggtcattgatgtcggtcctcctctacgtcacctctggcgccaagatgacgccatagtccttgatatagtagtcgtcgaacgcgcacgacatggcgagtaccgatgactcttggttgggctgccaaacgaagtgcacccccgggctcatcagcgaggtaatacacctagccgttgcaccaccggatgtgctactcatctacatacatcttgttcgagggcaCTCACACAATGTCAGCAACGGCCATTGTCCTagtgcacaagaattcatggccgatcaatagtgacttacgtggcaggttgagtttcaagtgatgatgagctgGACGATGTGATGGTGCCGTTGTCGGAtgtggtgcccagaacaacccaagAGTCGCCAGCGTTggtgacgaccatgaggtccccctgtttgagatggacagcgcggtgcagccgctctggatcgCGTCCAAGCGATGGCTGCGAtggagcttgccgaacacagcgacgcatgcgaccacgtagtactgcttccagaggtcgaactgacagtcgccaaACTTCTTCTCCCCCACCGTGCACAAAAAAAAACCTAGCGGCTATAACCCCTAATCCTACCAGTAATCCCCAACATGCCTCCTACCAGGTGACATTCGCTCGCCTTCCCTCCTCCCCCCCCCCGCAGCAGCAGACTTGTTCTTGGGTTAGTACTAACCGCGTTCGGTGCTGCCGTGACGGCGTTGTTAACTGCAGAAGAAGGAGACCGCGGGACCAGCGCGCCGGGAGATGGGTTACAAGGCGACGCCGCGCCGGAACGTACTTTGGGCTCTCAACAATGCCGAGGCCAACGGCGGGACGACGTCTGTGCCGCGGATGGAGGCGGCGCCCATGATTAAGTTCAGTGGGAGGCAGGATGTGGAGCGCCTGCTAAAATGAAGGGCAAAAGCAAGAGCGATTTCAAGGTGGGGATTTGGAGCTTTATTTACTCACGATGTGTTATTGTTGTGGATTTGTTGGGGGCGTTTCCTTGAATTGGTCCTGTTTCTGCAGGGGAGAATCAATCAGATGAGCGTCTACATCAAGAAGCTCAGGGCGTGCATCCGGTGGTACATGGAGCTGGTTATTCTGTTGATATTCTGTAGCTTACTTAGGTCATGGTTGCTCGTATTATCTGCATAGTAGTCTGTCTATATTTGATTGACACAGTAACGAGCTCTATTGCTCAATGACGAGCATTCTAATATTCAAGGATGTGGTAGAGTAGTCACAGAGATTCCCTGCTTCACACAGTTTGGTCATAGATTAGACATTTGTGCTTTCCGACTGTACTTTTTTTCCAGCTGTTGTTGCTCATTACCTCACACACTTAGATAAGTTGAAACTTATTGACCTTACATGTGTATCTGAATTTTCTTGCTTGCTCCCTGCCTCACGCTTAGATTAGTTGAAAGTTGACATTTGTTGCCCCTACACGTGTATGATTTTCTTGGTCCCTCTAAATATCATAGCTCATGACATCTCCTGTTTACACTGCAGCAGTTGAAGATAGCTAATCGACAATGCAAGGTCAAGGCCTCTACCGGTTGTAACAGATTGGTAATTAGCATGTATCTGAAACCTCGTTTGCAACCAAAGTTCACTGCTATTTTAGTTTGTCAGCAATATGGGATTGTTTTGGATACAAACTATATAGCTCTAGATAAAATAGTTCCAAATCTTGCTTTTTATATCCAAACACACTAGCTCCATGAAATCTGAAGCACCCAAAAATTCATATTTGGGAGCATGATCCATGAATTTTCTGGAGCATCAAGAACCTGTGAATTTCTGGACTTGGCCAAAACTATCTGCCAGGCCACTGGGGCGTACCCAGTGCCCtaggcttcccgcactgtgcggGGTCTAGGGAAGGGTATCTTTATGTGCCAagccttacccgcataatatgcagaggGTGGGGCTCGAACCCGGGACCTTCCGGTTACAGACGGTAGAGCCTACGCCAagccttacccgcataatatgcaAAAGCTGGATACTACTCCGTTACTGCCGCTTAAAAAATCTCAGTCTAACCTCCAAGGCTGCTATCAACTAGAATACCTATTAACTGGTATCCATTGAATATATGCCGTGTGTAACACATTATCGCAGTAATGGAGTCAAGGGTACCTGAAAAGTTAATCTGATGGCACATGCGCCTCATGCTCAGGAATTCAGTAAGTTATACAATAATTGTTTTTGTCGAAGTGTAAGACTTTATAAGTTAAAAATGATTTTAATATACTTCGTTATTTCAACAACAATAACAACGAAGCCTTTAGTCCCAAACAAATTGTGGTGGGCTAGAATTAAAACCCAACAAAACTCACAAGCAATATTTTTGGTTATTTATGAAATAAAATAAGTGCCAGGATCACCAAAAAGTTATTTATGCAATTCTCTGTTGGTGACACGATTCCTCTCCTATCTTGTCATTTTTATACTCATGTCCCAAATTAGTGTttgttttagctcttgatttttaaaTCTATATTCAAATTGAAGGTGATGAATCTAGACAAataaaacacatacatcaaaAAACTGAAGGACAACAATCTCAGCTAGACACCAAAGCTGACCTTGAGTCAAAAGCTAGCACAGTATTTTGGACAACTTGCTTTATATTCTAAAAAATGCAGGTATTCATATGTTTTCATAGCTCCGAGACAACAAGAAACACTAAGAAATGAAAACTCATTAGAAAAGAAAATTATTTCAGACGATCAACAATACTAATATTATCTTCATTTGATAAGAGACGAACTCCACTAAAAGCCAAATAAATAACTTTCCAAATATCAAACTTTTATTTGCAAATAATGTTATACAACCTGTCCAAATATATATATTCTTTTGCATATGTGATACTTTCTTGGCAAGTTTGTTCGAGAAAATTTTCAGAACAATTCCGACATCTGACATTATACATAAAATCTTAGAGGGGGGTTTTCATGTAAAGAGAGTGATTTAGCTGCCCATTCAAACTATATGTTCACAAATAAAAAACAGATAAATTAAGTGAAAATAGTGACGTGACTCACATCACTAAATGTTTTTCTAAGATAAAACTTATTTTCTTTTCAATGTATATGCTTAATTCCAGTGCACTATATAAAAACAATTAAACAAATATTAAAAAAATGCAACAGTATTTGTAAAACACTATAATACCATCTTATATTACACAAATGTTTCTCTTAATTTTTACTGGAAATT
It contains:
- the LOC100276113 gene encoding uncharacterized protein LOC100276113, translating into MTKTTPPAFVYRISTADEWAEFQRTGATLGGDLDSSTGCIHLSDLNQVKMTLKNFFLGRNDLYLLQIDTFKLADGLIYELSDGDNYFPHFYGPGRSFAPLQLDTVVKADKIEFADNDFTCGLLDGSYLPS